From Halorientalis litorea:
GTTCCGGACGGCGTTGCGCATCGTCTTGCGTCGCTGTGTGAACACTGCCGTCACGAAATCGAGGAAGAAGCCGTCGTCCGGGACCTCGTACTCGGGGTCACGCGGCGTCGTCCGGACCACCGCGCTCTCGACGGCAGGCGGCGGCGCGAACGCTTCCGGCGGGATGGTCTCGACCACCTCCACGTCCGCGTAGTGACCCGCCGTCACCGACAGCCGTCCGTAGTCGTCGGTTCCGGCCTCGGCGGCCATCCGCTCGGCGAACTCCCGCTGGAACGTCAACACGAGCGGGCGGCCCCGAGGGAGGAGGCGGAAGGTGATTTCGCTGGAGAGTCCGTACGGGAGGTTCGACACCGAGAGGGTGAACTCGGGCAGGTCGACGTCGAGCGCGTCACCCTCGACGACGGTGAGACAGCCGTCAGCCACGGCGTCGGCGAACTCCGCACGCAGGAACGCCGCGAGGTCGGGGTCGCGCTCGACGACCGTCACGCGGTCGGCGAATGCGAGCAACCGGTCGGTCAGCGCGCCGGTCCCGCCGCCGATTTCGAGGACGTGGCTCGTGTCCGCCTCGTCGGCGTACGTCGGGAGGCGGTCGAGTACCCGGTCGTCGACGAGGAAGTGTTGGTCACGGTCGGGATTCCCCCGGACGCCCGCCCGCCGCATCAGCGCGTCCGGGTCGCGTCGCTCGGGCGACCCGTCCGTCCGCCGGGAGTCACCGGTCATAGCTGTGCGTCGCGGCCCCGGCAGTAAAAGCCTGTCAGTCCTGTTCGTCCGTGCGCACGAACGTCCGGTATTTGAGGTCGTCCTCGCGGAGTTCCTCGATGATGCGTTCGACCAGCGTCTCTCGGGGACTGTGAAGCCCGTCGATGCGGGATTCGAGGTCCTCGAAGGACTGGAACGGTCGCCTGTCGCGGGCGTCGAGGATGTCGTTGCGGAGTTTCTTGCCGATGCCGGGCAGGAGGTTCAACTGGTGGAGGCGGAGGGTAATTGGTTGGGCCT
This genomic window contains:
- a CDS encoding 16S ribosomal RNA methyltransferase A; this encodes MTGDSRRTDGSPERRDPDALMRRAGVRGNPDRDQHFLVDDRVLDRLPTYADEADTSHVLEIGGGTGALTDRLLAFADRVTVVERDPDLAAFLRAEFADAVADGCLTVVEGDALDVDLPEFTLSVSNLPYGLSSEITFRLLPRGRPLVLTFQREFAERMAAEAGTDDYGRLSVTAGHYADVEVVETIPPEAFAPPPAVESAVVRTTPRDPEYEVPDDGFFLDFVTAVFTQRRKTMRNAVRNTAHISGLGDPDAVVDAADDDLMGKRAGNVTPAEFASLARLAWGVGEP